One genomic segment of Trichococcus shcherbakoviae includes these proteins:
- the murD gene encoding UDP-N-acetylmuramoyl-L-alanine--D-glutamate ligase, with the protein MKTNNRFENKKVLVLGLALSGMNAAKLLLELGAMVTVNDAKELKDNPDAKELISSGIKVIAGSHPIELLDESFSFMVKNPGIPYNNPMVKRALELGIPVLTEVELAAEILEGRLIGVTGTNGKTTTTTMITDLLNAGRKIGKAYKAGNIGVPASAVARVATEDDDVVMELSSFQLMGIEAMRPAIAVITNITEAHLDYHGDRKEYVKAKWRITENQTADDYLVLNWDQTELREMSQLSKAQIIPFSRTQVLEDGAYASEGSLYFKGEKVMAISDLRVPGEHNIENALAAIAVAKLSGVANEAIASAFHLFYGVEHRIQFVAELNGRKFYNDSKATNILATKTALSSFRTPIILLAGGLDRGNTFEELVPFLGNVKTLIVFGETAEKLKDAGEQAGIKEIVVTDDVASAVPIGYQYSEEGDTILLSPACASWDQYKNFEVRGKTFTDAVQSLVKATSEEDGSF; encoded by the coding sequence ATGAAAACAAATAATCGATTCGAAAATAAAAAAGTATTGGTGCTGGGCTTGGCGCTCAGCGGTATGAATGCGGCCAAACTACTCCTGGAACTCGGCGCAATGGTCACGGTCAATGACGCAAAGGAATTGAAAGACAATCCGGATGCGAAGGAGTTGATTTCATCCGGCATCAAAGTGATCGCTGGATCCCATCCGATCGAACTGCTGGATGAATCTTTCTCGTTCATGGTGAAGAATCCGGGTATTCCTTACAACAACCCGATGGTCAAACGTGCCCTTGAATTGGGAATCCCAGTATTGACAGAGGTAGAGTTGGCGGCAGAGATTCTTGAAGGTCGCCTGATCGGTGTGACAGGCACGAACGGAAAGACCACGACCACGACGATGATCACTGACCTGTTGAATGCGGGCAGAAAAATAGGGAAAGCCTATAAAGCAGGCAACATTGGTGTGCCTGCATCGGCAGTGGCACGTGTGGCGACAGAGGATGATGATGTCGTAATGGAGTTGTCCAGCTTTCAATTGATGGGTATCGAAGCGATGCGGCCTGCCATCGCTGTCATCACGAACATTACGGAAGCCCATCTGGATTATCATGGAGACCGCAAGGAATACGTCAAAGCGAAATGGCGCATAACCGAGAATCAAACCGCGGATGATTATCTTGTTTTGAATTGGGATCAAACCGAATTGCGTGAAATGTCGCAGCTCTCAAAAGCACAAATCATTCCTTTTTCACGCACACAGGTTCTGGAAGATGGCGCCTATGCATCAGAAGGTTCGCTGTATTTCAAGGGCGAAAAAGTGATGGCTATTTCCGATTTGAGGGTTCCTGGCGAACACAACATCGAAAATGCACTGGCTGCAATCGCTGTGGCGAAACTGTCCGGTGTAGCCAATGAGGCTATCGCATCAGCTTTCCATCTCTTTTATGGCGTTGAGCACCGGATCCAATTCGTAGCCGAACTCAACGGAAGAAAATTCTACAATGACTCGAAAGCAACGAATATTCTCGCAACCAAAACAGCCCTTAGCAGCTTCCGGACGCCGATCATCCTGTTGGCGGGAGGATTGGACCGTGGCAATACCTTCGAAGAGCTCGTTCCCTTTCTTGGAAATGTGAAGACGTTGATCGTCTTCGGGGAAACTGCCGAGAAACTGAAGGATGCAGGCGAGCAAGCCGGCATCAAAGAAATCGTCGTGACGGATGATGTTGCCAGTGCGGTTCCGATCGGTTACCAGTACAGCGAAGAAGGCGATACGATCCTGTTGTCTCCGGCCTGCGCGAGCTGGGATCAGTACAAAAATTTTGAAGTGCGCGGCAAAACATTCACGGATGCTGTCCAGTCCTTGGTCAAAGCCACGAGTGAGGAGGATGGTTCTTTCTAA
- a CDS encoding cell division protein SepF → MGLKDLFRKYFVIEDEEDGFEEVEEPSTVVPVRRSERNEEGAPTQRSTQKRSTKAKVIPMNQQAMTEKASIHVVEPRVYSEVEKIADNLLKNQAVLLNFKRIDAEQAKRIVDFLTGTVYAIGGEIQRVGDEIFLCTPASVGVEGALDETLEEERSFY, encoded by the coding sequence ATGGGTCTGAAAGATTTATTCCGAAAGTACTTTGTCATTGAAGACGAGGAAGACGGATTTGAGGAAGTCGAGGAACCATCGACAGTCGTTCCAGTCCGCAGGTCCGAGCGCAATGAAGAAGGGGCTCCAACTCAACGGAGCACCCAAAAGAGATCGACGAAAGCAAAGGTAATTCCTATGAATCAACAAGCAATGACCGAAAAAGCCAGTATCCATGTCGTGGAGCCGAGAGTCTATTCCGAAGTGGAGAAGATTGCCGATAATCTGCTGAAGAATCAAGCAGTCCTCCTTAATTTCAAAAGGATAGATGCGGAACAAGCAAAACGGATCGTGGATTTTCTGACCGGAACGGTATATGCGATCGGGGGAGAAATCCAACGCGTTGGCGATGAAATCTTTTTATGCACCCCCGCTTCAGTCGGAGTCGAAGGCGCACTGGACGAAACACTGGAGGAAGAGCGTTCGTTTTACTAG
- a CDS encoding septum formation initiator family protein, with amino-acid sequence MALPEYRAAIAEPTLPKKLAEPKKGQPEPIGYKVVRDKYVKLEKFAITITLFSALVVLLLSLATQVTLSNQNRALQDLQNDSVAIGLENQNLEQEVQELSRYDRIIEIAKELGLEMNEANVRNVTR; translated from the coding sequence GTGGCATTACCTGAATACAGGGCGGCGATAGCAGAACCGACGCTGCCGAAAAAACTGGCAGAACCTAAAAAAGGCCAGCCTGAACCGATAGGCTACAAGGTCGTTAGAGATAAATATGTAAAACTTGAAAAATTTGCCATCACCATCACGCTGTTCAGCGCATTAGTCGTATTGCTGTTATCACTGGCTACACAAGTGACCCTCTCCAATCAGAACAGAGCGTTGCAGGACTTACAAAACGATAGCGTTGCGATCGGTTTAGAAAATCAAAACTTGGAGCAGGAAGTCCAAGAACTTTCAAGATACGACCGCATCATCGAGATAGCAAAAGAACTTGGTCTGGAAATGAATGAAGCAAACGTTAGGAATGTTACGCGATGA
- a CDS encoding cell division protein FtsQ/DivIB produces the protein MVFGKIRQKLNSKSSSEGTPWQRATAESERQKAQTKQQTTKNSNLQRLVDEKKAKLKPRKHLSKAAKTGKRQGYFGWYSIFLVGAIGSSFLISPYGKVKDIYVEGAEAVPEQSIIDASHITGKLTALGAVWNDEKIDAYITTTLPQVKTAEVTLRGMNDVTIHVTEHETIAYVYSGGSYYNVMENGTVADTELKVPIGNNPIITSFEMNQNLEDLLEQYMQLTDSVQNSISEIKYTGTEENPYAITVYMNDGNEVKAILPSLAEKILYYPDIVSQLGETKGTIDLEVGVYFTPFAQTTEEAAAASADSATPAE, from the coding sequence ATGGTTTTCGGAAAAATCCGGCAGAAACTGAACAGTAAGAGTTCGTCGGAAGGGACTCCCTGGCAGCGCGCGACTGCTGAATCGGAAAGGCAAAAGGCGCAGACAAAGCAGCAGACCACAAAAAATTCCAACCTGCAGCGTTTGGTGGATGAGAAAAAAGCGAAGTTGAAACCAAGAAAACACCTTTCCAAAGCCGCGAAAACCGGCAAACGACAAGGGTACTTTGGCTGGTACAGCATTTTCTTGGTTGGGGCCATCGGCAGCAGTTTTCTGATCTCTCCATACGGGAAAGTCAAGGACATCTATGTGGAAGGGGCCGAGGCTGTTCCGGAGCAAAGCATCATTGATGCCAGCCACATCACCGGGAAACTGACTGCTTTGGGCGCCGTCTGGAATGACGAAAAAATCGATGCTTACATCACTACTACTTTGCCCCAAGTCAAAACAGCGGAAGTGACGCTGCGCGGCATGAACGATGTCACAATTCATGTAACGGAACATGAAACCATTGCCTATGTTTATTCGGGAGGCAGCTATTATAATGTCATGGAAAACGGAACTGTGGCAGACACGGAATTGAAGGTTCCGATCGGGAATAACCCGATCATCACAAGCTTTGAAATGAACCAGAATTTGGAGGACCTGCTCGAACAATACATGCAATTGACGGACAGTGTCCAGAACAGCATCTCTGAAATCAAATATACCGGAACCGAAGAAAATCCATATGCAATCACGGTGTACATGAATGATGGGAATGAAGTGAAGGCGATTTTGCCGTCACTAGCCGAGAAGATCTTATACTACCCTGACATCGTGAGCCAATTGGGCGAGACGAAAGGGACCATCGATCTTGAAGTGGGTGTCTACTTTACGCCCTTTGCGCAAACAACGGAAGAGGCAGCGGCCGCTTCGGCAGATTCCGCCACGCCAGCCGAATGA
- the ftsA gene encoding cell division protein FtsA, translating into MKNSGIYVSLDIGTTSIKVVVAEYVKDQMNIIGVGNEISKGLSRGVIVDIDETVESIRSAVSQAERKANIQISNVIVGIPSNQISIEPCHGMYAVASENKEITDKDVQNVFAAAKVRSVPPEREIISVIPEEFIVDGFDGIRDPRGMIGVRLELYASMITGPKTIIHNIKRCVEKAGLQIEDMVVQPLAISSVAMNKGERDFGTILIDMGGGQTSASVMHDDQLKFSFVDPEGGDLVTKDISIILNTTLENAERVKREYGYAISEDTSDEEFFPVETIGKEEPVKVDEKYLAEIIEARFVQIFENIKRALDKVEARDLPGGIVLTGGAAALPGVVDLAKEIFEINVKLYIPEQMGMRNPIYATSIGLIKYAAGLDDIYRVAKGKVQATGKVIPLQSKVAKQPAIIEEPVYENETYADEDHYEESLVGKLKRWFNNLFE; encoded by the coding sequence ATGAAGAATTCAGGAATATACGTCAGTCTAGATATTGGAACCACTTCAATAAAAGTCGTAGTCGCAGAATATGTGAAAGATCAAATGAACATTATTGGAGTCGGTAATGAAATTTCCAAAGGTCTTAGCCGTGGCGTCATCGTTGATATCGATGAAACGGTCGAATCGATCCGCAGTGCAGTCAGTCAAGCTGAAAGAAAAGCGAATATTCAGATATCAAACGTCATCGTAGGCATACCAAGCAATCAAATCAGCATCGAACCTTGCCACGGGATGTATGCAGTCGCAAGCGAAAACAAAGAAATCACAGACAAGGATGTCCAGAACGTCTTTGCTGCAGCAAAAGTCCGTTCCGTTCCGCCAGAAAGAGAAATCATTTCCGTTATCCCTGAAGAGTTCATCGTAGATGGGTTCGACGGCATCAGAGACCCGAGAGGCATGATCGGCGTCCGTCTTGAATTGTACGCAAGCATGATCACTGGTCCGAAAACAATCATCCATAACATCAAACGTTGTGTAGAAAAAGCAGGTCTTCAAATCGAAGATATGGTTGTACAGCCATTGGCCATTTCAAGCGTAGCCATGAATAAGGGCGAGCGGGATTTCGGGACCATCCTTATCGACATGGGTGGCGGCCAAACAAGCGCCTCTGTCATGCACGACGATCAACTGAAATTTTCCTTTGTTGATCCCGAGGGCGGCGACCTTGTGACCAAGGACATTTCCATCATTTTGAATACGACATTGGAAAATGCAGAGCGCGTGAAACGCGAATATGGTTATGCCATTTCCGAAGACACGTCCGATGAAGAATTTTTCCCTGTCGAAACGATCGGAAAAGAAGAACCAGTGAAAGTGGATGAGAAATATCTGGCCGAAATCATCGAAGCGCGCTTTGTGCAGATCTTCGAAAACATCAAACGTGCCTTGGATAAAGTGGAGGCCCGCGACCTACCCGGCGGTATCGTTCTGACCGGAGGCGCAGCGGCATTGCCGGGCGTCGTCGATTTGGCAAAAGAAATCTTCGAAATCAACGTTAAGCTGTATATTCCGGAGCAGATGGGGATGCGCAATCCGATCTATGCAACGAGCATCGGCCTGATCAAGTATGCGGCGGGTCTGGATGATATTTACCGTGTTGCCAAAGGAAAAGTGCAGGCGACAGGCAAAGTGATCCCTTTGCAATCGAAAGTTGCGAAACAACCTGCGATCATCGAAGAACCTGTCTATGAAAATGAGACTTATGCCGATGAAGATCATTACGAAGAAAGCTTAGTCGGGAAATTAAAACGTTGGTTCAATAATCTGTTTGAATAA
- the mraY gene encoding phospho-N-acetylmuramoyl-pentapeptide-transferase encodes MHWTEMLLPLSISFAITISMMPIFIGYFKVKQFGQITREEGPKWHQVKSGTPTMGGVVFIIAAILTVIGTAIWKDVLTVKLAMLLFVLLFFAAIGFLDDFLKIFKKQNEGLTSKQKFLSQLVGSFVFVALFFLSGSDPLITIPFFGQIHNWLLFAVFTIIWITGFSNAVNLTDGLDGLVAGTAGIAYTAYGILAYRQGQLEVLLFCIAIVGGLIGFFFFNKKPAKIFMGDVGSLALGAGLAVVSLALHLEWSLLLIGLVFVIETASVMLQVGSFKLRGKRIFKMSPIHHHFEMSGWSEWRVVLTFWAVGLVSAILALWLLV; translated from the coding sequence ATGCATTGGACAGAAATGCTGTTGCCTTTATCGATCAGCTTTGCCATTACAATCAGCATGATGCCAATTTTCATCGGCTATTTTAAAGTGAAACAATTTGGACAGATCACAAGGGAAGAAGGACCGAAATGGCATCAAGTCAAAAGCGGCACACCGACGATGGGCGGAGTCGTCTTCATCATCGCTGCGATCCTTACCGTTATCGGGACAGCGATCTGGAAGGATGTCCTCACCGTAAAACTGGCTATGTTGCTGTTCGTGCTGTTGTTTTTTGCTGCAATCGGCTTTTTGGATGATTTCCTGAAAATATTCAAAAAACAGAATGAAGGGCTGACTTCCAAGCAAAAGTTCCTTTCGCAATTGGTCGGGTCTTTCGTATTTGTCGCATTGTTCTTCTTGTCGGGTTCGGATCCTTTGATCACGATCCCCTTCTTTGGACAGATCCACAATTGGTTGCTGTTCGCTGTATTTACGATCATCTGGATCACAGGTTTTTCGAATGCTGTGAATCTGACCGATGGCTTGGACGGATTGGTTGCCGGAACGGCAGGCATCGCCTATACTGCTTACGGCATATTGGCGTACCGTCAAGGACAATTGGAAGTATTGCTGTTTTGTATCGCAATCGTCGGAGGCCTGATCGGTTTTTTCTTTTTCAACAAAAAGCCGGCTAAGATCTTTATGGGCGACGTCGGCTCGTTGGCATTGGGAGCAGGACTCGCCGTTGTTTCGTTGGCCTTACATCTGGAATGGTCCTTGCTGCTGATTGGCCTTGTTTTCGTCATCGAAACGGCCAGCGTCATGTTGCAGGTAGGGTCCTTCAAATTGCGCGGCAAACGCATCTTCAAGATGTCTCCGATCCATCATCATTTTGAAATGAGTGGGTGGAGCGAATGGCGCGTCGTCCTGACTTTCTGGGCTGTCGGTCTGGTTTCTGCAATCTTAGCCTTGTGGCTGCTTGTCTAA
- the murG gene encoding undecaprenyldiphospho-muramoylpentapeptide beta-N-acetylglucosaminyltransferase produces the protein MKIVLSGGGTGGHIYPALALMNRIKEKYPDSEFLYVGTDRGLESTIVPKAGVAFKSVKIQGLRRSLSLQNLKTVYLMIKSISDSKKIIKAFQPDVVIGTGGYVCAPVLYAASKLGVPTIIHEQNSVAGVTNKFLSRVVDRICICFEDARDDFSAYPEKIVFTGNPRAQEVASLKESADLKEYGLKDEVPTVLIFGGSRGARKLNESFVDAYPFFKDKPYQVLLATGDVHFNAVEQEISALANHLDNVRIVPYIHDMPKLFKRTDLIVSRSGATTLTEVMALGLPSILIPSPYVTNNHQQKNAESLVKNGAAEMILEKDLQAQSLFDAINKLMTDEMGRKEMAFQAKQMGITDASDRIIDVILALKK, from the coding sequence ATGAAAATAGTATTATCCGGCGGGGGAACAGGCGGGCACATCTACCCGGCGTTAGCCCTGATGAACCGTATCAAAGAAAAATATCCGGACAGCGAATTCCTTTATGTGGGAACGGACCGTGGTTTGGAAAGCACAATCGTACCGAAAGCTGGTGTGGCCTTCAAATCCGTCAAGATTCAGGGGCTGCGCCGGAGTTTATCGCTTCAGAATCTGAAGACGGTCTACCTGATGATCAAGAGCATTTCTGACTCTAAGAAAATCATCAAAGCGTTCCAGCCGGATGTCGTCATCGGGACGGGTGGCTATGTTTGTGCCCCCGTCCTGTATGCTGCATCCAAATTGGGCGTGCCGACCATCATCCACGAGCAAAATTCAGTCGCAGGCGTCACCAATAAATTTTTGAGCAGAGTTGTGGACCGCATCTGCATTTGTTTTGAGGATGCCCGTGATGATTTCTCCGCTTATCCAGAAAAGATTGTTTTCACCGGGAATCCCCGGGCGCAGGAAGTAGCTTCATTGAAGGAAAGTGCCGACCTGAAGGAATACGGATTGAAGGATGAAGTGCCGACCGTTTTGATTTTTGGCGGCAGCCGCGGAGCCAGAAAGTTGAATGAATCTTTTGTAGACGCCTACCCGTTCTTCAAAGACAAACCGTATCAAGTTCTGTTGGCTACAGGAGACGTCCACTTCAATGCGGTGGAGCAAGAGATCAGTGCGCTTGCGAACCATTTGGACAACGTCCGTATTGTGCCGTACATCCATGATATGCCGAAATTGTTCAAGCGTACCGACTTGATTGTATCGCGCAGCGGTGCGACCACATTGACGGAAGTTATGGCTTTGGGCTTGCCGAGTATCCTGATCCCAAGTCCTTATGTCACAAACAACCATCAACAAAAAAATGCGGAAAGCCTAGTGAAAAACGGGGCAGCCGAAATGATCCTCGAGAAGGATCTGCAGGCACAATCTTTGTTTGACGCCATCAACAAGCTGATGACAGATGAAATGGGACGTAAAGAAATGGCTTTCCAAGCCAAACAGATGGGCATAACGGATGCATCAGACCGGATCATCGATGTCATCCTGGCTTTGAAAAAGTGA
- a CDS encoding YggS family pyridoxal phosphate-dependent enzyme, producing the protein MNIEQNCRKVESTVEAACLAAGRKREDVTVIAVTKTKPADQVEELYRLGYRHFAENRLEGLLEKQEALPQEDISWHYIGTLQTRKVKQVINRIAYFHALDRPSLAKEINERAEKPVSCFVQVNVTGESSKHGLSASEAVPFIQSLESFPNIIVVGLMTMAPIDATDVELRQCFKDLKIMQEQVAALNLAYAPCTETSMGMSQDYPVAIAEGATFVRVGSAFFAETEA; encoded by the coding sequence ATGAATATTGAGCAAAATTGCCGGAAAGTGGAGTCAACTGTGGAAGCAGCCTGCTTGGCAGCCGGACGCAAACGGGAAGATGTGACGGTCATCGCCGTCACGAAGACAAAACCTGCAGATCAAGTGGAAGAATTGTACCGCTTGGGCTACCGCCACTTTGCAGAAAATCGCCTCGAAGGTCTGCTCGAAAAGCAGGAAGCTCTTCCGCAAGAAGATATCAGCTGGCATTACATCGGTACCTTACAGACAAGGAAAGTGAAGCAGGTGATCAATCGCATCGCCTACTTCCACGCATTGGATCGTCCCTCATTGGCAAAAGAAATCAATGAGCGGGCGGAGAAGCCTGTTTCTTGCTTCGTGCAGGTCAACGTTACAGGTGAAAGTTCAAAACATGGGCTTTCCGCATCCGAGGCAGTGCCTTTCATCCAGAGTCTGGAAAGTTTTCCGAATATCATCGTTGTCGGATTGATGACGATGGCACCCATTGATGCGACAGACGTGGAGTTGCGTCAATGCTTTAAAGATCTGAAAATAATGCAAGAGCAAGTAGCGGCGTTGAACTTGGCCTATGCCCCATGCACGGAGACGAGCATGGGCATGAGCCAAGATTATCCGGTAGCGATTGCCGAAGGTGCGACCTTCGTACGCGTCGGATCGGCGTTCTTTGCTGAAACAGAAGCATAG
- the ftsZ gene encoding cell division protein FtsZ: MELEFDSSMSDGAKIKVIGVGGAGSNAVNRMIEEGVKGVEFIVANTDTQALNASSAETRIQLGPKLTKGLGAGSVPEVGRKAAEESEQQISEALAGADMIFVTCGMGGGTGTGAAPIVARIAKDLGALTVGVVTRPFTFEGPKRGRYAAEGIADLKANVDTLVIISNNRLLEIVDKKTPMLEAFREADNVLRQGVQGISDLITAPGYVNLDFADVKTVMKDQGSALMGIGIASGENRTAEATKKAISSPLLEVSIDGAEQILLNITGGSDLTLFEAQDASDIVAQASSSEVNIIFGTSINENLGDEVIVTVIATGIDDKKKDEKKTANRGGSAFKGRKEVGNAPVSYPEKQLPTERAEEKPAKDLFGDWDIRRDTNVREQAPQSVQPEPEEYPVKQTEDNYPRYHENKEDRNGGEDSLDTPPFFRKRRR, translated from the coding sequence ATGGAATTGGAATTCGATTCAAGCATGAGTGATGGAGCAAAAATTAAAGTTATCGGTGTCGGTGGGGCAGGAAGCAATGCCGTTAACCGTATGATCGAAGAAGGCGTTAAAGGTGTTGAATTCATCGTGGCCAATACGGACACACAAGCCTTGAATGCATCAAGTGCGGAAACTAGAATCCAACTCGGGCCTAAATTGACGAAAGGATTGGGCGCAGGCTCAGTTCCTGAAGTTGGCCGCAAAGCTGCAGAAGAGAGCGAACAACAAATCTCTGAAGCCTTGGCTGGTGCAGACATGATTTTTGTCACATGCGGAATGGGTGGCGGCACAGGTACTGGTGCAGCTCCTATCGTAGCCAGAATCGCTAAAGATCTTGGTGCGTTGACTGTCGGTGTTGTGACGCGTCCGTTCACTTTTGAAGGGCCTAAAAGAGGCCGTTATGCTGCAGAAGGCATCGCTGATTTAAAAGCAAACGTCGATACATTGGTCATCATCTCAAATAACCGTCTTTTGGAAATCGTCGACAAAAAGACGCCTATGCTGGAAGCCTTCCGTGAAGCCGATAATGTATTGCGTCAAGGTGTTCAAGGGATCTCAGACTTGATCACTGCTCCAGGATATGTCAACTTGGACTTTGCTGATGTGAAGACTGTCATGAAAGACCAAGGTTCTGCTTTGATGGGGATCGGTATCGCTTCAGGTGAAAACCGTACAGCAGAAGCAACCAAAAAAGCTATTTCTTCCCCACTGTTGGAAGTTTCCATCGATGGCGCTGAGCAGATTTTGTTGAACATCACGGGTGGTTCAGATTTGACGTTGTTCGAAGCACAAGATGCAAGTGATATCGTAGCACAAGCTTCATCATCCGAAGTGAACATCATCTTCGGTACTTCAATCAATGAAAACTTGGGCGACGAAGTTATCGTTACAGTAATCGCTACAGGGATTGACGACAAAAAAAAAGATGAAAAAAAAACCGCTAATCGCGGAGGCAGTGCTTTTAAGGGGCGTAAAGAAGTAGGGAACGCACCTGTTTCGTATCCGGAGAAACAACTTCCGACTGAAAGAGCAGAAGAAAAACCAGCCAAAGACCTGTTTGGCGACTGGGATATCCGTAGAGACACAAACGTAAGGGAACAGGCGCCCCAATCGGTTCAACCTGAGCCAGAAGAGTACCCTGTCAAACAAACAGAAGATAATTATCCACGTTATCACGAAAATAAAGAGGATAGAAACGGTGGAGAGGATTCATTGGATACACCACCATTCTTCCGCAAGAGACGCAGATAA
- a CDS encoding penicillin-binding protein, with product MDATSYSLVAVLTDEWSEDTENPKHIVDKEKTAEALAQYISMSKEEILTILNQEDLKQVEFGSAGTNLNYATKSSIEAEELPGITFEETPSRLYPNGIFASHLVGFAQSSASEQEADTNEEKKLVGMMGIESLYDDELDGSDGEVTYQEDSNGYRIPGTQIQEKEPVEGDDLYLTLDSRLQIYMESLMSQVYAEAEPESMTAMLVDPETGAILAASQRPTFNATTKDGIDSQWQNLLVEDTYEPGSTFKILTLAAAVNEGVFSPFATYTSGSVEVEGGTIRDYNKDGWGNITYLEGLARSSNVAFVKLVQAMGYDVWESYMKAFGIGQSTDSGLENEATGNYSYTYPLEKANTAFGQGVTVTPFQLMQAFTAIANEGTMMKLNYLDRTENPNTGEITVSEPKEAGSPITAETAQTVLTYLKEVVYNENGSGKAYQIEGTEIAAKTGTAEVVNSSTGGYYTGYSNYLYSVVGFAPADDPSYILYLTMKRPANLDSLNGSKYLSEIFNPFMTRAIEYDNLNTEVTGDVNQASMPEVTTLSKDEALAALTAVGYNDTAIIGSGSRIVQQYPYAGTQTITNQKAILMTEGAMTMPDVYGWSKDDVLKVSEIAGINFTFEGEGYVVFQSLETGSILNAATEVKIILE from the coding sequence TTGGATGCTACTTCTTATTCGTTGGTGGCCGTTTTGACCGATGAATGGAGTGAGGATACAGAAAATCCGAAACATATCGTCGACAAGGAAAAAACAGCCGAAGCACTGGCACAATACATCAGCATGAGCAAAGAAGAGATTCTGACCATCCTGAATCAAGAGGATTTGAAGCAGGTAGAATTCGGAAGCGCAGGAACGAACCTGAATTATGCGACCAAATCCAGCATTGAAGCGGAAGAACTTCCAGGGATCACATTCGAAGAAACGCCATCCAGGCTTTATCCGAACGGGATTTTTGCTTCCCATCTAGTTGGCTTTGCGCAAAGTTCAGCCAGCGAACAGGAAGCAGACACGAACGAAGAAAAGAAATTGGTCGGCATGATGGGGATAGAATCCCTGTACGATGATGAGTTGGATGGCAGCGATGGTGAAGTCACCTATCAAGAAGATTCCAATGGCTACCGGATTCCAGGAACGCAGATTCAGGAAAAGGAACCTGTCGAAGGGGACGATCTTTATCTGACGCTCGACAGTCGCCTTCAGATTTATATGGAAAGCCTGATGTCGCAAGTGTATGCGGAAGCCGAACCGGAATCGATGACTGCAATGTTGGTCGATCCGGAGACCGGCGCGATCCTGGCGGCTTCCCAACGGCCTACATTCAACGCCACGACCAAAGATGGCATTGATTCGCAATGGCAAAATCTGTTGGTTGAAGATACCTATGAACCGGGCTCCACTTTCAAGATTTTGACTTTGGCGGCAGCCGTGAACGAGGGAGTATTCAGCCCGTTTGCGACATACACTTCCGGCAGTGTGGAAGTGGAAGGCGGAACCATCCGTGACTACAATAAGGATGGTTGGGGCAATATAACCTATCTTGAGGGATTGGCCCGCTCAAGCAATGTGGCCTTCGTGAAACTGGTGCAAGCGATGGGTTACGACGTTTGGGAGTCCTACATGAAAGCTTTCGGCATCGGCCAATCAACCGATTCGGGACTGGAAAATGAAGCAACTGGGAATTACAGCTATACGTATCCGCTGGAAAAGGCGAACACGGCATTCGGACAAGGGGTAACCGTTACGCCTTTCCAATTGATGCAAGCATTTACGGCAATCGCAAATGAAGGCACCATGATGAAGCTGAACTATCTGGATCGCACAGAAAATCCGAATACGGGCGAAATCACCGTTAGCGAGCCGAAAGAAGCAGGATCACCTATCACAGCGGAAACCGCACAGACGGTCCTGACCTACCTGAAGGAAGTCGTCTACAATGAGAATGGGTCCGGTAAGGCGTACCAGATCGAAGGGACAGAGATTGCTGCAAAAACGGGTACGGCGGAAGTGGTCAATTCCTCAACAGGCGGATATTACACTGGCTATTCCAATTATCTTTACTCGGTAGTCGGGTTCGCGCCAGCGGATGATCCAAGCTATATCCTGTATTTGACAATGAAACGGCCCGCAAACCTGGACAGTCTGAATGGTTCCAAGTATCTGTCGGAAATATTCAATCCATTCATGACAAGGGCAATCGAGTATGACAATCTGAACACGGAAGTGACCGGGGACGTCAACCAGGCCTCGATGCCTGAAGTGACAACTTTATCCAAGGATGAGGCATTGGCGGCACTGACTGCTGTCGGCTATAATGATACAGCAATCATCGGCAGCGGCAGCCGAATCGTCCAACAATACCCATATGCGGGAACACAGACGATCACGAATCAGAAGGCGATCCTCATGACGGAAGGTGCGATGACGATGCCTGATGTTTACGGTTGGTCAAAAGACGATGTCCTGAAAGTATCAGAAATCGCAGGGATAAACTTCACTTTTGAAGGGGAAGGCTATGTAGTTTTCCAGAGTCTGGAGACAGGATCCATCCTGAACGCTGCTACGGAAGTCAAGATCATTTTGGAGTAA